The Ailuropoda melanoleuca isolate Jingjing chromosome 4, ASM200744v2, whole genome shotgun sequence region ACGAAGAAAGGGTCCGAAGTCTCAGAGAGCAGGTCACGGGCAAGCGCCAGGGGCCCAGCTAGTAGAGAAGTACAGGTCACCATCTTCCTGGGGGCCATGGGGGCGTCTGAGCCCCCGGATCCAGGTTCGGCACACCCCATCCAGTCTGGGTCTTACCCCTTCCCGGGCCCTAAACCCTCCCCAGGAATCTTTACTGACCTGTCCCCAGAGGCTCTTCTTCATGGGACATGGAGATGCGGATTCCCAGCTGGAAAGGATAAGTCGCCTGTCAGGTTCCTCCCACCAGGGTGGATGGTTGCGCGGGGAGCAAAGAAAAAGGTCAAAAGTCCGagcctcaccctctgctcctgcgccttcatttccttctccagCACCTGAGACATGTAGCTCACGGCCAGAATCACGTGGTCCACACCAGCCTGTTGGACAAGACAGCGCCGGCCGACAGGGGCTCAGCCGGAAGGCACGGGCATCCGcgaccaccccctcccccaagtgcTATCCGTCCCTCGTCCTGCCGGGTCCCCCGGGTCTTACCGCGGCCAGCGCCTCGACTTGGTGCAGCAAGATGGGCTTATTGCAGAAATCCACCAGTGGCTTCGGGATGCTTAGCGTCAGCGGCCGCAGACGCGTCCCATAGCCGCCCACCAAGATCAGTGCCTTCATCGCGCCTGCGGGCGGCCGGAGAGTGAGTCCCGGGCTCCGCGGCCCGGCCCGCCCGGCCGAGCCCTGTCGCGCACTCCCGCCGCCGTGCCCGGCCCCGCGCCCTTCGCCTCCCAGACAGACTGACCCACTCTGGCTCTGCCTTGGCCGCCCAGTCCGCCCGCCCGGCCCGGGGCTCCACACAGCAGGACGCGACACCAAACGGAGAGCGGCTAGCCCCAAACTCAGGCCGGACCTAGGCGGGCGGTGACGTGAGCCCGAGCCGGCCAATAAGCTGCCGTTTACGTGGCACGGGCGCCGACGTCGGAGCGCTAACACGCTGCGCTCCGGAAGACGTAGCCAATGAGAGCCCGAGCGCACCAGGCTGCCATGGGGACCGCCGGGGCTTGCGGGTCAGCTAACCATTGGCGGATCCAAAGGCGGAACTGGCGCCAAGGGCGAGGCTTCCTTCCCGACGGGTGCCGGGGTCCGCCGCAGCACGGCCGCTTCTGGCCCCGCCCCGGGGCAGCGGCTTGCGGGACACGACGGAGGAACGGGAGGGAGGGGGGCGGCGGTCGGGCCGGGCCTGTGTCCTGGAAGCCGCGGGACAGCAAAGAAGCGGACACACCTCAGTTTCTAGCGGCTTTATTTTGACATACACGACCTTAGACACAAGCGGGGCGGGCAGCGCTAGGTGTACAGAAAGGGGCGACCGGCCCAAGGCCCGAGCACCCCTCCCCCGCACGCAAGGTCCAGAGGAGACGCAGCTGGCCCAGCCGCGGCCGGAGCCGAGAGTGGAAGGGGGCGCAGGAGCTCGGACGGTGTGGGCAGGTTTAGGCGGCTTCCAGGAAAGTAGAGCAGAGAGCCATTCCTAGAGGCGAGGCCTCACAGTTCCCCGAGAAGCAAAGGAACCAGGTCCTTCCCAGGGTGCtccaatttttttcctcattaaaactttttttttttaatcggcaaaaacaaaaccaaattgaACAGCTTTAATGTTCCAAGCAATCTGCATCTTAGGGAGTGTGCACGTGGCCAGATGTGCGCGAGCGAGCAGCGGCTACAGAATTAGACCAGGCCTTTGGCCCCTCGGGAAACCCCCACACCCACTGCACAGGCCCCAGtgtgagggaggggtggggtccCTGGCAAGTTGCTACACTGGTCCCCTTCCTCGTTAAGCACCGCCGGTCCCATCCCCCCTAGCCCAGGGGGCTGGTGTCGACTTGGCCCAGGGAAGCACTAGAGAGAGGGGTCACTTGAGCGCCCCAACCCGTGATCCCGCGTTGCACTTTGGTCCCAAGTTGGGGtttgggaaggcagggagggcctgGCAGGGACAGGGCTCTCTGGCAAGGAGCAGGGAGAAAGTAGAGGCGGAgaacgtgtgtgcacacacgtgcccACCACCATCCACCAGATGACAGAGCTGGGTCTCCAAGTGTCAAAAGTGCTGAAAAGAGGGGTCCTGCCCTGATGAAGCAGCAGCAAATCCCAGGCCCTTCTGCTCTTTTTAGTGCCAGGAAAACACTGAAGATAGTGGGTACAGTCTCTCACTATGAAGAGAACGGGGCAGCATCTGCTCCCAAAATATAGGAACTCAGGAGGCACAGCACATCCCCAGGCTGGAGAGGTTCAACTAAAGGGGGCCCCAAGGGGACCCTGACTCTTTGCCTTAGCCTCTGCCCTGCCAGGAAATGACGGTCTACACTAACGAAAAGCTACTACCCCTATGGCTGAAGCCACAGAATGGGACAGGAAAGATGGTTGTTACTGACCAGAAACAGGCAAGCTGTCCCTCCCAGCCCCAAGGAATGGGAACCTGCCCACCACTGGCACCAGGATCAGAGGGCCGAGAGAGAGATGGGATCCATCAAGGAGCCCGTTTAAAATGTGTGAAGCTGCATCTCTAAGGACTAGGAAAGTAGTCCACCAGTTCCAAGGTCTCTCAGGCTGGCAGGCTTACCTTTAATGCCCAAACAAGGACACGCCAAAAGTGACAATAACAGTGGCCCTAGGCTCAGAGATGAGGGAACTAACCTTGGCAATGACTAGGTGAGTGCAATGTCACCTCTTGGCCACATGTCCGAGGTGGCAGGTCTCTGTGCCATTAAGGGCTGGTGGCAAAAATGATTAAAACCACCAGAAAGGTCACCCCTTGGGCCTCCACTGTACCACTGTCAGCGCTCAGCAGGGCTTACACGCCAGGCCCACAGAGAAGGTGCTGGGCCATCCGGGAAACATCTACAATTCATTCGCTACCAGTTCTTTGTAAAAAGGTAGCACCTGCTGACAACAGGGCCAGGGGCAAAAGCTTACTTCAGAAACGGGAAAGAATATTTTGCTGAGGAAAGCATGACAGAAATCAATTATTTACTAATGAACAAGGCTACAGCCCAGGAAAAAGATCCTAAGAGACAAGGGCTGACAGATGGACAAATGGACAGACTGATGGATCCCAGGACTGATGAGACAAAACTCATTAGCAGAATCTGGGCACCTGCACCCAAGGCCCAAACAATGTCCCTATAAGCAGAGAAGCTTAAAGCTCTCCCTCACAAGACTGGAGCTCCTCACAATGGGCTGCTGCCTTGAGCTTAGCCTGGGGAAAGGTGACACCCTGAGCGGACCACAGCCCTTGAGCCCTGGGAAGGGCAGCCCATCCAAAGGCAGCACAGCTGCCCAAGCTAGAGGAAGAAGACTCCCACCCACAGCACAAGAACTGCAAATACTGTTTAGGCCAGAGCCACCAGAGGCCCTGAGGCCTGCCTGGGACACTGACTCTCCTCGGCAACAGAACAGGGACCCCTTCAGTGCGGCAAGAAGGAGTGGCCTCCTCAGGCAAGGGATCTCGGTAAGAAAGGCTGGCTGGGGTGTGCAGGCAGGAAGAGCAGCAAGTTCAGGTGCCAAAGAGTGCCTGGGGATCCCAGGACCTGTCCTCTGCCACAAGCTGGCTTCAGCCCAGTCATGAATCTAGCCTCATGCCAAGTTCAGAACCAAGAAGGATGGGTCCAGCGATGTACGACTGGCCCTGTGGTACCCAGGGGGCATGTGTTAAAGAGCTGGCTGATGCCCACGCCACCAGACGAGAAAGTCCCCCAACAGATGGGCACCCAATCCTCTACTGGTGAGGAACAAGGGATGAGTGAGCACAGAGGGGCCTTGCACCAGCCCAGGGCTTCACCCTAAAACCAGCAGGGCCCTGCAGCCACAGACACCAAAGACCTAGGCAAGAGAAACCAATGTCCAAGGGCACCCTGTCCCTGCCGCCGAGCCCATCCACCAGGGGCACCTCTTCCTACCTAAGTCAGCCTGGACACAGCAGTCAGAGCCGTAGAGCTAAAGGAGCCTGGCTGAGAGGATGTGTGTTGTGCCCTCCTTCACTTTATATATATGGATTCCAGGCTACAgctaaaaacatttcttttagttTACACCAAAGAGAAATATAACCCTTTAAAAGCAAGTCTGTGTGTCCTCATGGCGAGTTCAGTCAGAGCAATGGTCCCTGCCTGCGGGTGGAGAAGAAGGGGTTCTGGGGGCCCAAGGCCGGGCCTACTGGTTCTCGTCCCGCATCTGTTCCATGATGCTGATGAGGTTCTCTAGGCCGAACACATAGCCTCGGTCCGGCCCGTCATGCACAGTGGGGTCATCCCGGAAGCCCTTGAACGTGCTGTGTGCAAAGTCGATCATGCGGACATCCACCttgggtggagaggaggggctggcctCGGGGCTGGTGCTACTGGGGCTGGTGCTAGGGCCACAGGGCGGTGCCCCCTCAGGGAGCCCTGTATCCAGGTGCTTGAGATGCATCTCAGCCCGGCGGTCCAGGAAGGACTCTGCCCGGCACTCCCTGCCATCGTAAATGacaagcagggagctggagtaGAAGCGGTAGGAGGCCTGCCGCTCCAGCACAGCTTTCAGGCCCCGCAGTTTGCTCAGGATGGGCTCAAAAAGGTCACGCCTCAGGTCCAGGCCGTTGTGCAGGTACTGATAGAGGGCGTTGCGGAAGCCTTCAATGGAGAGCCCGCGGCCATAGTACTTGTTCCTGCAGAGGTAATGCCCTGTGTCCAGCTGGTACACCTGAAAGCCCAGGAGACAGAGCGGGTGAGCACCAGGGAGGTCGGATGACCTTCAAGTGCCCTGGGCAGGCACCGTCTGGGAAGTACTCCCGGCCAGCTTGACTTGTCCCGATGTCAAGGCAACAGGCTCTCACAGAGGCTCTGGATCTGGAGCCCGGACTAAGGTCACCGGTAAGGCCAGGAGGGCTCAGGGAACATACCTATGAGGACGCACTCGGCACCCTGTGGGGGACTCACCCTCTCGGAGGAGATTCTGGACCACTGTGGGCCCGGAGGACACCTGGCAGGGGGAGCCGGCAGGTACATGGGCCACCCAAAACACGCGGGCAGCAGCAGCGAGGCTCTCACCAGGGTCAACTCACCTGCATGCCACAGACCCTGACACCCAGTGTAGCTGACGTACTCTGCTCACACTTCCTCATCTGCCGGGCCGCCTTCTCCGCGGACGCGTCATCCCCGTGCTGCCGGGTGCCCATCTTCAGGTCCAACACGCAGGGGTACTTGAAGTGGTGCACCACGTTCTCGAGCAAGAGGAACTCTGGGCCGTGGTCAAGGAGAGTAACAGCCACATTCACCATCAGCCCCACACAGGAAAGCACAACCACGTTTTGCTATAAAAGGGGGCGTTCTCTTCTAATGTGATCTGTATTCACCTCACAAACTCTCGAAAGTAGATGTCACACCACCGgcttactcattcttttcaaacatttttttattgtaggaaatacatgtaacataagATTGGCCATTTTCACTACGTTGAACTGTGCAGCTCCGTGGCACCGAGTACATTCAAGTGACTGTgccacctccatcaccacccaCCTCCAGAACTCTTCCACCTTcccaaacaaaaaccagacacgGCACCCGCCTCACACTAACTCCCATGCCTCTTCACGCCCCCGCCACTGGTAACGACCATTCtagtttctgtctctatgactATTCTAGACGCTTCCTATTTGTCCTTTGGTGTCTGGTGTTTCACTTAGcaaatgttttcaagttttatcCAATTTGTATGTAGCATgtgacaaaatttcattcctttttatggctgaaaaattttccgcagtgtgtgtgtatatatgtatatatataaatctgcTGAggccatcatttttattttattctattttattctgtccTGTAGGCATACACAAACTGAAGAAGATCTGGCAGATTCGTATACATCCCTGGCACCATTCGTTAACCGAGGCCCTACTCAAGcctaaaagaaataaggaagacaTCTTTGCAGCACTACTACAAACATGAGATATCAGGTTTACCATTCCCGAATGGCAATCTTAGAAAAAGGTAGATTTAAACTTCTATCCTGCCTTTTTCTGACTAAACTTCAAACCAGTAAACTACATATTTAAACCTATCCCTTGGTACTTCTAGAACCTTCTCCTTAAAATGCCTCTATAGTCCCGGCCAGCTGGCATTTATACCCATGTTCTCGTTTACATCTACTGGCTGCAACCATCCTGGATAAAGGTATAGGCTCGTCATGCCTGTCAAAAGTCATCGGGGCCCACAGTCTGGACCTCAATTTCGTACTGGGGGACGAGGAAGCACTCCCATGATCTTGGATGGTAAGATAGTTGTAATCGCTTGACAATGCACATACTGACACTGCCTAACTCTTTGAAGAATAGCTTACAGAAAACCATTAAATTTGGCCTTTAATTAATTTCATGACCTGCTATAACCTATAAACAAATggcaataaaacttaaaaagggctggggcgcctgggtggcatagcggttgagcgtctgccctcggctcagggtgtgatcctggcgttatgggatcgaatcccacatcaggctcctctgatatgagcctgcttcttcctctcccactccccctgcttgtgttccctctctcgctggctgtctctatctctgccgaataaataaataaaatctttaaaaaaaaaaaacaaaaaaacaaaaaaacttaaaaagggcTACAGAAACACCTCACAGTGCCGGAGAGTATGGGCTCTTGAATCCTGCCTTGGCCACTCATGGGCCTGGAAACAGCACTTAACCCCCTGCGCTCCATCTCCTCATCTACACACAGGCGTCGCTAACACTTCCTCCCTCAAGAGACTGTTCTGCAAACTGAGTAAACAGATAGGGCTCGGCACATTTCTCCTCAGTTTCTCAGTAAGTATTAGTTATTCGCAGTCTACTGCTCCAGACACTAAACGATCATcagaattcccattttacaatACTTTTTGTACTTTTACCATCTTAAAGACTACTTACTATACGTTGTTCAGGTATGGTGTTTCTCTTGGACAAAAAAACCCCCACGTATCACTTTGTAATGATTGTCTTCTGGGAGGGGAGaaatgtatgtgtgcacacacacgcagacgCCTGATTCTAGACATGCACTGATAAATACAGTAATCACTAGGCACATCtggcaatttaaatttaaataaatgtaaaattctgtAACTCGGTCACGGCAAGCACGTTTCAGTTACTCGGTGTGGTCAGTGGCTACCATACTAACCGCAGATACACATACCTCCACTGTCCCAGAAGGTTCTACCAGACAGCCCCCTTCTGAACTGCCAAATTTAAGCTTCACGCTCGCCAGTCCCGAAAGGTAGAAAAAAACCGagtcaataaaacaaagaaggaCAAAGAGCCTATGaaaaagggagaggagagcaAGAGGGGCTCCTAGACAGAGAGGGCCTCGGACACAGTGCTAGAAGGTGTCCTGACACAAGACCAGCCCGTGGTCCCAGCAGGGGCACCGCTGAAGGCGCAGTAACAAGGATACTGTAGAGCTTGCGGTCCTTGGACTCGGAGCGCATGCGGCTCAGCTGCTGCTTGTGACAGCGCAGGCTCCAGGGGTTGTGGCTGATCTTCTCGGAACTCAGACCACTGTTGCCGTCCAGCATCTGGAAAGGGACGTCTGAGTGGCTGTGGAGCTCCACCTTCGGGCTCTTTGCCTCCTGGGAGCTAAGAAGGAAGAACAGGACACATTGCTGAGGGGCTCAGACAAGACAGCCTCTGGGGTCCCGGTGCACAGGGTGAAGGAGGTACCTCTATCGGGTCTCAT contains the following coding sequences:
- the IP6K1 gene encoding inositol hexakisphosphate kinase 1, with protein sequence MCVCQTMEVGQYGKNASRAGDRGVLLEPFIHQVGGHSSMMRYDDHTVCKPLISREQRFYESLPPEMKEFTPEYKGVVSVCFEGDSDGYINLVAYPYVESETVEQDDTPEREQPRRKHSRRSLHRSGSGSDHKEEKTSLSLETSESSQEAKSPKVELHSHSDVPFQMLDGNSGLSSEKISHNPWSLRCHKQQLSRMRSESKDRKLYKFLLLENVVHHFKYPCVLDLKMGTRQHGDDASAEKAARQMRKCEQSTSATLGVRVCGMQVYQLDTGHYLCRNKYYGRGLSIEGFRNALYQYLHNGLDLRRDLFEPILSKLRGLKAVLERQASYRFYSSSLLVIYDGRECRAESFLDRRAEMHLKHLDTGLPEGAPPCGPSTSPSSTSPEASPSSPPKVDVRMIDFAHSTFKGFRDDPTVHDGPDRGYVFGLENLISIMEQMRDENQ